One genomic window of Camelina sativa cultivar DH55 chromosome 5, Cs, whole genome shotgun sequence includes the following:
- the LOC104786065 gene encoding CTP synthase produces MKYVLVTGGVVSGLGKGITASSVGVLLQSCGLRVTCIKIDPYLNYDAGTISPYEHGEVFVLDDGSEVDLDLGNYERFLDITLTRDNNITYGKIQQYVMEKERKGDYLGETVQIVPHITDTIREWIERVAMIPVDGKEGPPDVCVIELGGTIGDNESRPFTEALSQLSYKVGPDNFCLIHVTLVPVLSVVGEQKTKPTQHSIRDLRSLRLTPNIIACRSTKVLEENVKAKLSRLCYLPIQNIFSLYDVHNIWHIPLMLKDQKAHEAISKVLNLSGIAKEPSLGRWASMAEISDNLNVPVRIAIVGKYTDLSDSYLSVLKALFHASVAIRKKLVVDMVPSCDLENNTKKEDSRAYEAAWKLLKDADGVLLPGGFGDRGMEGMILAAKYSRENNIPFLGICLGMQIAVIEFARSLLCLPDANSTEFKPETKHPCIIFMPEGSTTHMGGTMRLGSRRAYFHVKDSKSARLYGNKEFVDERHRHRYEVNPDIVASLEKAGLSFAAKDETGERMEIVEVPGHPFFIGAQFHPEYKSRPGKVSPLFLGLIAASCGELEAVLNPVSIHQDNQTMVLGKKARLGPKNWF; encoded by the exons ATGAAGTACGTGCTTGTAACAGGAGGTGTTGTGAGTGGATTAGGAAAAGGAATCACTGCAAGCAGTGTTGGTGTTCTTCTTCAGTCTTGTGGTCTTCGCGTTACTTGTATCAAAATTG ATCCTTATTTGAACTATGATGCTGGAACCATATCTCCTTACGAACATGGAGAAGTGTTTGTCTTGGACGACGGTAGTGAg gTGGATCTTGATCTTGGAAACTATGAGAGGTTTCTAGATATCACATTAACTCGAGATAACAACATCACCTACGGGAAGATTCAGCAG TATGTgatggagaaagagaggaaaggagattaCTTAGGAGAGACTGTTCAG ATTGTTCCTCACATCACTGATACAATTCGAGAATGGATAGAGAGAGTTGCAATGATTCCTGTAGATGGAAAAGAAGGTCCTCCTGATGTTTGCGTCATTGAATTAGGTGGAACTATAG GAGATAATGAGTCCAGGCCTTTCACTGAAGCACTTAGCCAATTATCATACAAAGTAGGGCCTGATAACTTTTGCCTGATCCATGTTACTCTCGTGCCTGTGCTCAGTGTTGTTGGTGAACAG aaaacaaaaccaacacaGCACAGCATAAGAGATCTACGAAGCTTGAGATTGACACCTAATATCATAGCTTGTCGGAGCACAAAG GTACTTGAGGAGAATGTAAAAGCAAAGCTATCTCGACTTTGCTATCTTCCG ATTCAGAATATCTTCTCACTCTATGATGTTCACAACATCTGGCACATTCCTTTGATGCTGAAG GATCAGAAGGCTCATGAAGCAATCTCAAAAGTCCTGAACCTTTCTGGTATTGCTAAAGAACCTTCTTTAGGCAGATGGGCTTCAATGGCAGAAATTAGTGACAATTTAAATGTACCG GTGAGAATAGCTATCGTGGGGAAATATACAGATCTCTCAGATTCCTATCTCTCTGTCTTGAAG GCCCTCTTCCATGCTTCTGTGGCTATCCGGAAAAAGCTTGTAGTTGATATGGTTCCATCTTGTGATCTCGAAAATAACACCAAGAAAGAG GATTCACGCGCATATGAGGCTGCTTGGAAGTTACTAAag GACGCAGATGGAGTTCTTTTACCTGGAGGGTTTGGTGATAGGGGAATGGAGGGGATGATTCTTGCAGCAAAATACTCCCGAGAAAACAATATCCCTTTCCTCGGTATTTGTCTTGGGATGCAGATCGCTGTCATCGAGTTTGCACGCTCACTTCTCTGCTTGCCTGATGCAAATAGCACAGAGTTTAAACCTGAAACCAAACATCCATGTATCATATTCATGCCTGAGGGCTCCACGACTCATATGGGAGGCACAATGCGATTAGGCTCGAGGAGAGCCTATTTTCATGTCAAGGACAGCAAATCTGCAAGATT ATATGGGAACAAAGAGTTTGTCGATGAGAGGCATCGCCATAGATACGAG GTGAATCCTGATATTGTTGCAAGCCTCGAGAAGGCGGGTCTCTCTTTCGCTGCAAAAGATGAAACTGGGGAGCGCATGGAGATAGTAGAAGTTCCAGGCCATCCTTTTTTCATAGGAGCTCAATTCCATCCTGAGTACAAATCGAGACCCGGGAAAGTATCTCCTCTGTTCTTAG GACTAATAGCAGCATCCTGTGGTGAGCTAGAAGCAGTCCTGAATCCTGTTTCTATTCACCAAGACAACCAAACTATGGTACTTGGAAAAAAAGCAAGGCTTGGTCCAAAAAACTGGTTTTAG
- the LOC104786064 gene encoding transcription factor GTE1 isoform X1, producing the protein MSVHVKEEPVLVQNCDVENSELVVFNGNGVSELEDFGTCIDDITERVNQLEHKVVEVEHFYSTKDGAAQTNTSKSNSGGKKIAISQPNISKCNSAGKDKTKGKHVSSPELMRQFATMFRQITQNKWAWPFMEPVDVKGLGLHDYYKVIEKPMDLGTIKKKMEGSDYSNVREIYADVRLVFKNAMKYNEAKEDVYVMAQSLLQKFEEKWIHIMPKLVEEEKKQADEEAEEHANKQLTLEAAQAEMTRDLSNELYEIDLELERLRESVVQRCRKLSTQEKKGLSAALGRLSPEDLSKALKMVSESNPSFPAGAPEVELDIDVQTDVTLWRLKVFVQEALKAAANKSSGGTNAQTNNNNTGEINKNNAKRRREISDAINKASIKRAKKA; encoded by the exons ATGTCTGTACATGTCAAG GAGGAACCTGTGCTTGTGCAAAACTGTGATGTCGAGAATTCGGAGCTTGTTGTTTTCAATGGAAATGGGGTCAGTGAGCTTGAGGATTTTGGGACTTGCATAGATGATATTACTGAAAGAGTGAATCAG CTTGAGCATAAAGTTGTGGAGGTTGAACACTTTTACTCTACCAAAGATGGAGCAGCTCAAACTAATACTTCTAAGAGTAACTCAGGAGGGAAAAAGATTGCGATTTCTCAACCAAATATCTCGAAATGTAACTCGGCTgggaaagataaaacaaagggAAAACATGTTTCCAGCCCCGAACTTATGCGTCAATTTGCTACAATGTTTCGTCAG ATTACTCAAAATAAATGGGCATGGCCATTCATGGAGCCTGTTGATGTTAAAGGACTTGGACTCCATGATTATTACAAG GTTATAGAGAAGCCAATGGACTTGGGAACgatcaaaaagaaaatggaggGTTCAGATTATAGCAATGTCCGGGAGATATATGCTGATGTTAGGCTAGTTTTCAAGAATGCGATGAAGTATAACGAAGCAAAAGAAGACGTCTATGTGATGGCTCAATCTCTGTTGCAAAAATTCGAGGAGAAATGGATTCACATAATGCCTAAACTTGTAGAAGAG GAAAAGAAACAAGCAGACGAAGAAGCTGAGGAGCATGCAAATAAACAGCTTACTCTGGAGGCTGCACAAGCGGAAATGACTAGGGATTTAAGCAATGAA CTATATGAGATCGATCTTGAGCTGGAGAGACTCCGGGAATCAGTAGTTCAGAGATGCAG GAAATTGTCCACTCAAGAAAAGAAGGGACTGTCTGCAGCTCTAGGTCGACTCTCTCCTGAGGATCTGTCGAAAGCGTTAAAAATGGTTTCAGAGAGCAACCCGAGTTTTCCGGCTGGAGCACCAGAAGTTGAGCTTGACATCGATGTTCAG ACGGATGTTACCTTGTGGAGATTGAAGGTGTTTGTGCAAGAAGCATTGAAAGCAGCAGCTAACAAGAGCTCTGGAGGAACAAATGctcaaaccaataacaacaATACTGGAGagatcaacaaaaacaatgcCAAAAGACGGAGAGAGATCTCTGATGCAATCAACAAAGCTTCAATTAAAAGAGCTAAGAAGGCTTAA
- the LOC104786064 gene encoding transcription factor GTE1 isoform X2: MRQFATMFRQITQNKWAWPFMEPVDVKGLGLHDYYKVIEKPMDLGTIKKKMEGSDYSNVREIYADVRLVFKNAMKYNEAKEDVYVMAQSLLQKFEEKWIHIMPKLVEEEKKQADEEAEEHANKQLTLEAAQAEMTRDLSNELYEIDLELERLRESVVQRCRKLSTQEKKGLSAALGRLSPEDLSKALKMVSESNPSFPAGAPEVELDIDVQTDVTLWRLKVFVQEALKAAANKSSGGTNAQTNNNNTGEINKNNAKRRREISDAINKASIKRAKKA; this comes from the exons ATGCGTCAATTTGCTACAATGTTTCGTCAG ATTACTCAAAATAAATGGGCATGGCCATTCATGGAGCCTGTTGATGTTAAAGGACTTGGACTCCATGATTATTACAAG GTTATAGAGAAGCCAATGGACTTGGGAACgatcaaaaagaaaatggaggGTTCAGATTATAGCAATGTCCGGGAGATATATGCTGATGTTAGGCTAGTTTTCAAGAATGCGATGAAGTATAACGAAGCAAAAGAAGACGTCTATGTGATGGCTCAATCTCTGTTGCAAAAATTCGAGGAGAAATGGATTCACATAATGCCTAAACTTGTAGAAGAG GAAAAGAAACAAGCAGACGAAGAAGCTGAGGAGCATGCAAATAAACAGCTTACTCTGGAGGCTGCACAAGCGGAAATGACTAGGGATTTAAGCAATGAA CTATATGAGATCGATCTTGAGCTGGAGAGACTCCGGGAATCAGTAGTTCAGAGATGCAG GAAATTGTCCACTCAAGAAAAGAAGGGACTGTCTGCAGCTCTAGGTCGACTCTCTCCTGAGGATCTGTCGAAAGCGTTAAAAATGGTTTCAGAGAGCAACCCGAGTTTTCCGGCTGGAGCACCAGAAGTTGAGCTTGACATCGATGTTCAG ACGGATGTTACCTTGTGGAGATTGAAGGTGTTTGTGCAAGAAGCATTGAAAGCAGCAGCTAACAAGAGCTCTGGAGGAACAAATGctcaaaccaataacaacaATACTGGAGagatcaacaaaaacaatgcCAAAAGACGGAGAGAGATCTCTGATGCAATCAACAAAGCTTCAATTAAAAGAGCTAAGAAGGCTTAA
- the LOC104786062 gene encoding uncharacterized protein LOC104786062 — protein MSPPALIVLEDSLAHKWSNDEWQGFNVYSGDQNPNPNINFLVKKAAQQNQMTVSHPSVNEESFRMVLPLAMSPPRDNAVPLPVLPQPMMKQRKKFSHQESMLSLRKTRYPEKNFYQEEEEFKCNAFCLSLPGFGKKPVRSPKSEDSMKKKMIKPSSFSDSTAGSLSASLEKFECGSWASATALARENGRLYFDLPVEMIRCGGGDVQEPVSSGFFFDKETGSLALRSVLKKSSSLSGRQLGGSAETSPQRRVRFSTITSDSCPASPRSCITPRLLKARDDFNTFLAAQNA, from the coding sequence ATGTCTCCTCCAGCATTGATCGTGTTAGAAGATAGTTTAGCCCACAAATGGAGCAACGACGAGTGGCAGGGTTTCAACGTTTATTCAGGAGatcaaaaccctaaccctaacatTAACTTCTTGGTGAAGAAGGCAGCTCAGCAGAATCAGATGACGGTCTCCCACCCATCGGTGAATGAAGAAAGCTTCAGAATGGTCTTACCTCTGGCGATGTCTCCGCCAAGAGACAACGCGGTGCCGCTTCCTGTTCTTCCCCAGCCGATGATGAAACAACGGAAGAAGTTTAGCCACCAAGAATCCATGCTTTCTCTAAGGAAAACTAGGTATCCTGAGAAAAACTtctaccaagaagaagaagaattcaagtGCAACGCCTTCTGTTTATCCCTCCCTGGGTTTGGGAAAAAACCTGTGAGGTCACCAAAAAGCGAGGattctatgaagaagaagatgatcaaacCGTCATCATTCTCAGATTCCACTGCAGGATCCCTAAGCGCTTCCCTCGAGAAATTTGAGTGTGGCTCATGGGCTTCAGCGACAGCTCTAGCCCGCGAAAACGGTCGATTGTATTTTGATCTACCGGTGGAGATGATAAGATGTGGCGGTGGAGATGTACAAGAGCCTGTGAGTTCGGGTTTCTTCTTTGACAAGGAAACAGGAAGTCTCGCTTTGAGAAGTGTCCTTAAGAAGAGCAGTTCTCTGTCGGGAAGACAGCTAGGAGGTTCGGCAGAGACATCACCACAACGCCGTGTCAGATTCTCGACCATAACCTCGGATTCTTGCCCGGCTTCGCCACGATCTTGTATAACCCCAAGACTGTTGAAAGCTAGAGATGACTTCAATACGTTCTTAGCGGCACAGAATGCGTGA